The Epinephelus lanceolatus isolate andai-2023 chromosome 11, ASM4190304v1, whole genome shotgun sequence genome window below encodes:
- the LOC117265028 gene encoding uncharacterized protein LOC117265028 isoform X2: protein MSCIPASHSMSTILSQVESQMEDSPGQRRGSKAYQIFPEANTDEDGDSSSYPEDFLYKRERLPSIVVEPTECNEPENGELRWPPRSLLGHNVEEEEEEEEDSSVDHTDGSMDAEQQEDTGMEEGLIARKSSIGPSLSQLSLSRLTPPASPTPPEAAPPCLRS from the exons tatGAGCACCATTCTAAGTCAAGTAGAATCTCAGATGGAGGACAGTCCAGGTCAAAGAAGAGGGAGCAAAGCCTACCAG ATCTTCCCTGAAGCCAACACGGATGAAGATGGAGATTCCAGCTCCTATCCTGAAGACTTTCTTTACAAGAGGGAACGTCTTCCTTCTATAGTTGTGGAGCCCACAGAGTGCAATGAGCCAGAGAACGGGGAGCTGCGCTGGCCTCCAAGATCCCTATTGGGCCAcaatgtggaggaggaggaggaggaggaggaagacagcAGTGTTGATCACACAGACGGTTCTATGgatgcagagcagcaggaggaCACAGGGATGGAAGAAGG CTTGATTGCGAGGAAGTCTTCCATCGGACCGTCCCTGAGTCAACTGTCCCTCTCCCGGCTGACCCCTCCCGCCTCCCCGACTCCCCCTGAGGCCGCCCCACCCTGCCTGAGGAGCTGA
- the LOC117265028 gene encoding uncharacterized protein LOC117265028 isoform X1 — protein sequence MQDAVTELYSMSTILSQVESQMEDSPGQRRGSKAYQIFPEANTDEDGDSSSYPEDFLYKRERLPSIVVEPTECNEPENGELRWPPRSLLGHNVEEEEEEEEDSSVDHTDGSMDAEQQEDTGMEEGLIARKSSIGPSLSQLSLSRLTPPASPTPPEAAPPCLRS from the exons tatGAGCACCATTCTAAGTCAAGTAGAATCTCAGATGGAGGACAGTCCAGGTCAAAGAAGAGGGAGCAAAGCCTACCAG ATCTTCCCTGAAGCCAACACGGATGAAGATGGAGATTCCAGCTCCTATCCTGAAGACTTTCTTTACAAGAGGGAACGTCTTCCTTCTATAGTTGTGGAGCCCACAGAGTGCAATGAGCCAGAGAACGGGGAGCTGCGCTGGCCTCCAAGATCCCTATTGGGCCAcaatgtggaggaggaggaggaggaggaggaagacagcAGTGTTGATCACACAGACGGTTCTATGgatgcagagcagcaggaggaCACAGGGATGGAAGAAGG CTTGATTGCGAGGAAGTCTTCCATCGGACCGTCCCTGAGTCAACTGTCCCTCTCCCGGCTGACCCCTCCCGCCTCCCCGACTCCCCCTGAGGCCGCCCCACCCTGCCTGAGGAGCTGA